The following coding sequences lie in one Calditrichota bacterium genomic window:
- a CDS encoding CPBP family intramembrane metalloprotease, whose amino-acid sequence MAESAHTQKADLIFGLVLATGFWFELFRWRAANFWWSMAVFTALLSIYSVWRKPRLFFPKPSVKQTLLIGLVSASLLYAFFWAGNWATSFLPFQAQQIQAVYQNKQEASFGIILLLMVLFIGPGEEIFWRGFVQSTLEDWAGNTWGWLLASALYAAIHILTGNVMLIGAAATAGLFWGWLYLRYKNLYANILSHVLWDVAIFLIWPIH is encoded by the coding sequence ATGGCAGAGTCTGCACACACACAAAAAGCGGATTTGATTTTCGGTTTGGTTCTCGCCACCGGATTCTGGTTTGAGCTTTTCCGGTGGCGGGCAGCCAACTTTTGGTGGTCAATGGCCGTTTTTACCGCATTGCTGTCCATTTATTCTGTCTGGCGAAAACCCCGTTTATTTTTTCCAAAGCCTTCGGTAAAACAGACCCTTCTTATCGGACTGGTTTCGGCCAGTTTGCTGTACGCTTTTTTTTGGGCGGGCAACTGGGCAACCTCTTTTCTGCCGTTTCAGGCGCAGCAAATTCAGGCCGTTTACCAGAACAAACAGGAGGCCTCCTTCGGAATTATCCTCCTCCTGATGGTTTTGTTCATCGGCCCGGGTGAGGAGATTTTCTGGCGCGGATTTGTTCAATCAACTCTGGAAGACTGGGCAGGGAACACGTGGGGTTGGCTGCTGGCCAGTGCACTTTACGCCGCTATTCACATTCTTACCGGCAACGTGATGTTGATCGGCGCGGCTGCTACGGCGGGCCTCTTCTGGGGCTGGCTGTATCTGCGTTATAAAAATTTGTACGCCAACATTCTGTCCCACGTCCTGTGGGATGTGGCTATTTTCCTTATCTGGCCGATTCATTAA
- the menA gene encoding 1,4-dihydroxy-2-naphthoate octaprenyltransferase, giving the protein MTSVKLWLRASRPFSFTASVTPVLLGSALGWYLGYFNILYFVAALFGALLLHAGSNLISDYYDYKKQVDREGTLGGSGVLVEGLLPPRSVFWAGLVAFATATLIGVYLISVRGLPILVLGLVGMLGGFFYTADPVEYKYKAFGDVGIFLLFGPLMVLGAFYVQTGYLSWFPVWVSLPIALLVTGILHANNFRDIRNDAVAGIRTFAMVLGEKGSVVLYKTMVILAYAITIGLAVASVIPLWGFLVLLSLPSAIKVFQVIQGKDVKGQNGVAMADVLTAQLHMQFGILLTLAFILARII; this is encoded by the coding sequence ATGACATCCGTGAAATTGTGGCTTCGGGCAAGTCGCCCCTTTTCATTTACGGCATCGGTAACACCTGTTCTTTTGGGAAGTGCGTTGGGCTGGTACCTGGGATATTTTAACATCCTTTATTTTGTGGCCGCCTTATTCGGAGCCCTGCTCCTGCACGCCGGTTCCAATCTAATTAGCGACTATTACGATTACAAAAAGCAGGTGGACCGTGAGGGCACGCTTGGAGGAAGCGGTGTTTTGGTAGAAGGGCTGTTGCCTCCCCGGTCGGTTTTTTGGGCTGGACTCGTCGCCTTTGCGACGGCAACCCTGATCGGTGTCTATTTGATTTCTGTGCGCGGATTACCCATTCTGGTTCTGGGTCTCGTTGGCATGTTGGGTGGTTTTTTCTACACGGCGGATCCCGTTGAGTACAAATACAAGGCCTTTGGCGATGTGGGTATTTTTCTGCTTTTTGGCCCCCTGATGGTTCTGGGTGCTTTTTATGTTCAGACCGGTTACCTGAGCTGGTTTCCGGTGTGGGTGTCTCTTCCCATTGCCCTGCTGGTAACGGGTATTCTTCATGCCAACAATTTCCGGGATATCCGAAACGACGCCGTTGCCGGCATCCGGACGTTTGCAATGGTACTGGGTGAAAAGGGATCGGTCGTGCTCTACAAAACCATGGTTATTCTCGCGTATGCCATTACCATCGGACTGGCGGTTGCCAGCGTCATTCCATTGTGGGGTTTTCTTGTACTGCTGTCTCTGCCTTCTGCAATCAAGGTTTTTCAGGTCATTCAGGGTAAGGACGTCAAGGGCCAAAATGGGGTGGCCATGGCCGATGTTTTAACGGCTCAACTGCACATGCAGTTTGGAATTCTCCTGACCCTGGCCTTTATCCTGGCCCGAATCATCTAA
- a CDS encoding GlsB/YeaQ/YmgE family stress response membrane protein, with amino-acid sequence MQSGIVFMPFLSWLWLTIIAIVISVVWWFVLKVKTSGGYWFELIVAWIGAWLGTAVFGNWVWTVNNISIIPAILGSISAIMLIDGIAKIWASSKQ; translated from the coding sequence ATGCAATCTGGAATTGTTTTTATGCCATTTTTATCATGGCTTTGGCTGACCATAATTGCTATCGTAATATCAGTGGTATGGTGGTTTGTTCTTAAAGTTAAGACCTCGGGAGGATACTGGTTTGAACTTATTGTGGCCTGGATTGGTGCCTGGCTTGGTACAGCGGTGTTTGGCAACTGGGTCTGGACGGTTAATAATATCTCCATCATTCCGGCAATTTTGGGTTCTATTTCTGCCATAATGCTTATCGATGGTATTGCCAAAATCTGGGCATCAAGCAAACAATAG
- a CDS encoding PAS domain S-box protein — translation MISILLISILFQLLAVYFALRLIKTTGKLNAWLLLSLAFVLMGLRRFSSLIGTYFPQTEFLFGHEVAESIGLVISIVVFVGVILIARLFRQAQADSDRAKTAAHDLAISEARFKNLLLNVPAVTYTLLFKKKIIFHYISPVLREWTGKSPEELYARPSLWKKLVPSDDQNRLKELLIESFKTGRKFTSEHKILSKSGDWIWVRNEAFPDVHPQSKQKQLHGILTIISHQKEFELRINRLNSILETVNRINRLIAKEKDISALLRNICEILTRTRGYFSTWIALIDETGKFTGFAESGIGDSFQKLTEQLKNGHIPPCIQRAQQASEGILIEDVESFCRDCPLSDSYLSHSVWVAPLLYEGQLFGFLALAIQKNVDHPREEKVLWEEIVSDISYGLHERELEDKRRLMEQALQKSEERFRSIVETSQEGIFIVDSDYRIIYCNQEMAHILERPEAQILNHDFREFLDAESIPIVEDRYRRRQKGEKIPARYQFKIIRKSGEVRWVEISAAVINSGTPHVQTIATLLDVTDQIKLQQQFLQAQKMEAVGRLAGGVAHDFNNILTAINGYAQLLLSEMEPENPLREDVEEIYKSGNRAAALTHQLLAFSRRQVLEPQILSLNDVIQGSKRMIQRMIGEDVELVFHPDENLGTVYVDPGQVDQILLNLAVNARDAMPDGGRLIVETSNISLAEAYTERHVSVKPGDYILLAITDTGQGMSKEIMEHIFEPFFTTKEKDRGTGLGLSTVYGIVKQSGGHIWVYSEPGKGTTFKIYFPRVDAPRNAGKNESVSDQALRGTETILVVEDEKNVLEVASRSLSKLGYTVLTAPNGKDALKIARSYPRKIDLILTDVVMPNMPGDQLIREIQKFRSDFRVLFMSGYPDRAITKNGFLKNGLFFIQKPFTPQRIARKVREILNRK, via the coding sequence ATGATTTCCATTCTCCTGATATCCATTCTTTTTCAGCTATTGGCTGTATATTTTGCTCTGAGGTTAATAAAAACCACCGGAAAGTTAAATGCCTGGCTGTTGCTGTCGCTGGCATTTGTTCTGATGGGGCTGCGCCGATTTTCCAGTCTGATTGGAACCTATTTTCCCCAAACGGAATTTTTGTTTGGACACGAGGTGGCCGAGTCCATCGGGCTGGTGATTTCGATTGTGGTTTTTGTCGGTGTCATTTTGATTGCCCGGCTCTTCCGGCAGGCCCAAGCGGATTCCGACCGGGCAAAAACAGCCGCACACGATTTGGCCATTTCAGAGGCCCGGTTTAAAAATCTTCTGTTAAATGTTCCCGCGGTAACCTACACCCTTCTTTTTAAAAAAAAGATTATTTTTCATTATATCTCTCCGGTTCTCCGCGAATGGACAGGAAAATCTCCGGAAGAGCTCTATGCGCGGCCATCGCTCTGGAAAAAATTGGTTCCATCGGACGATCAAAACCGGCTAAAAGAGTTGCTGATAGAAAGTTTTAAAACGGGACGGAAATTTACCAGTGAACATAAAATTCTGTCAAAATCCGGTGACTGGATTTGGGTACGAAATGAAGCCTTTCCGGATGTTCATCCACAAAGCAAACAAAAACAGCTTCACGGCATTCTGACCATCATTTCTCATCAAAAGGAATTCGAATTACGGATTAATCGATTAAATTCAATCCTCGAAACGGTTAACAGAATCAATCGTCTCATTGCAAAGGAAAAAGATATTTCCGCACTCCTCCGGAATATTTGTGAGATTCTCACGCGAACCCGGGGGTATTTTTCAACCTGGATCGCCTTGATTGATGAAACGGGAAAATTTACCGGGTTTGCAGAATCGGGAATCGGAGACTCTTTTCAAAAACTGACCGAGCAATTGAAAAACGGACACATTCCGCCCTGTATTCAGCGCGCGCAACAGGCATCGGAAGGGATTCTTATTGAAGATGTGGAAAGCTTTTGCCGCGATTGTCCCCTTTCGGACAGTTATCTCTCCCATTCGGTCTGGGTGGCCCCTCTTTTATATGAAGGGCAATTATTTGGATTTCTTGCTCTTGCCATTCAAAAAAATGTGGATCATCCCAGAGAGGAAAAGGTCCTCTGGGAGGAGATCGTTTCGGATATCTCCTACGGGCTTCATGAGCGTGAGCTTGAAGATAAAAGACGCTTGATGGAACAGGCCCTTCAGAAGAGTGAAGAGCGGTTTCGTTCCATCGTCGAAACCTCCCAGGAGGGTATTTTTATTGTGGATTCGGATTACCGGATTATCTACTGTAATCAGGAAATGGCGCACATATTGGAACGCCCGGAAGCGCAGATTCTGAACCATGATTTTCGGGAATTTTTGGATGCGGAAAGTATTCCCATTGTGGAAGACCGGTACCGCCGCCGCCAAAAGGGCGAAAAAATTCCCGCACGGTATCAATTCAAAATTATCCGAAAAAGCGGTGAAGTACGGTGGGTTGAAATCAGCGCAGCCGTCATTAACAGCGGCACGCCCCACGTCCAGACCATTGCAACCCTCCTGGACGTAACCGATCAGATCAAGCTTCAGCAGCAATTTCTGCAGGCTCAAAAAATGGAAGCTGTCGGACGGCTGGCCGGCGGAGTGGCTCACGATTTTAATAACATTCTGACGGCGATCAACGGGTATGCCCAGCTTTTGTTGAGTGAAATGGAACCGGAAAATCCCTTGCGGGAGGACGTGGAAGAAATCTACAAGTCAGGGAATCGCGCGGCGGCCCTGACCCACCAGCTCTTGGCGTTCAGCCGGCGGCAGGTTTTGGAACCTCAGATTCTTTCGCTGAATGATGTCATTCAGGGATCAAAGCGAATGATTCAGCGGATGATTGGTGAAGATGTTGAATTGGTTTTTCATCCCGATGAAAATCTCGGTACGGTCTATGTTGACCCGGGTCAGGTCGATCAAATCCTGCTCAATCTGGCAGTCAATGCCAGAGATGCCATGCCAGATGGGGGGCGGCTGATTGTTGAGACGAGCAACATTTCGTTAGCCGAGGCGTACACGGAGCGTCATGTCAGTGTGAAACCGGGCGACTACATTCTTCTGGCTATCACAGATACCGGTCAGGGCATGTCCAAAGAGATCATGGAACACATTTTTGAACCCTTTTTTACCACCAAAGAAAAGGACCGGGGGACCGGATTAGGGCTTTCCACGGTCTACGGAATTGTCAAACAAAGCGGGGGACACATCTGGGTGTACAGCGAACCCGGGAAGGGCACAACCTTTAAGATCTACTTTCCCCGGGTGGATGCTCCGCGCAACGCGGGTAAGAACGAGAGCGTTTCCGACCAGGCGCTGCGGGGCACGGAAACGATCCTGGTTGTGGAGGACGAAAAGAATGTCCTGGAGGTGGCTTCCCGAAGCCTCTCAAAATTGGGCTACACGGTTTTGACTGCCCCCAACGGAAAAGACGCCCTGAAAATTGCTCGTTCGTATCCGCGAAAAATCGATCTGATACTGACAGATGTGGTTATGCCGAATATGCCGGGAGACCAACTTATTCGGGAAATCCAAAAGTTTCGCTCCGACTTCCGGGTCCTGTTTATGTCCGGGTATCCGGACCGGGCCATTACCAAAAATGGTTTTTTGAAAAACGGACTATTTTTTATTCAAAAACCATTTACCCCGCAACGAATTGCCCGTAAGGTACGCGAAATCTTAAATCGGAAATAA